The Paramormyrops kingsleyae isolate MSU_618 chromosome 11, PKINGS_0.4, whole genome shotgun sequence genome includes a window with the following:
- the ap1g1 gene encoding AP-1 complex subunit gamma-1 isoform X3, whose protein sequence is MGSAEMCRDLAGEVEKLLKTSNSYLRKKAALCAVHVIRKVPELMEMFLPATKNLLSEKNHGVLHTSVVLLTEMCERSPDMLAHFRKLVPQLVRILKNLIMSGYSPEHDVSGISDPFLQVRILRLLRILGRNDDDSSEAMNDILAQVATNTETSKNVGNAILYETVLTIMDIKSESGLRVLAINILGRFLLNNDKNIRYVALTSLLKTVQTDHNAVQRHRSTIVDCLKDLDVSIKRRAMELSFALVNGNNIRGMMKELLHFLDSCDPEFKADCASGIFLAAEKYAPSKRWHIDTIMRVLTTAGSYVRDDCVPNLIQLITNSVEIHSYTVQRLYKALLDDISQQPLVQVSSWCIGEYGDLLVSGQCEEEEPIQVTEDEVLDVLEGLLASNLSSPVTRGYALTAVMKLSTRFSSVNRIKKVVSVYGSSIDVELQQRAVEYNALFKKYDHMRSALLERMPIMEKTATNGPTEMVQTNGEAEPSGLESKHPPSITQPASQANDLLDLLGGNDVAPVIQTTPAAKPASAGGELLDLLGDLSLSGDPAPQVPVSQPSFLLDGVSSQPLFNDVAAGIPPMTAYNKNGLKIEFTFERSNTNPNIAIITIHASNHTETEMTNFVFQAAVPKTFQLQLLSPSSNVIPALNQGAVTQVIKILNPQKHQLRMRIKLTYTHKGSPLQDLAEVNSFPPQSWQ, encoded by the exons ATGGGCTCGGCCGAGATGTGCCGCGACCTCGCAGGGGAAGTGGAGAAGCTCCTCAAGACGTCAAACTCCTACCTGAGGAAAAAG GCAGCGTTGTGTGCTGTTCACGTCATCAGGAAAGTACCAGAGCTGATGGAGATGTTCCTGCCCGCCACTAAGAATCTGCTGAGTGAGAAGAACCACG GTGTTCTCCACACATCGGTCGTCCTGCTCACGGAGATGTGCGAGCGCAGCCCCGACATGCTCGCTCACTTTCGCAAG CTTGTTCCACAGCTAGTCCGAATCCTAAAGAACCTCATCATGTCGGGGTACTCACCAGAACACGACGTGTCGGGCATCAGTGACCCGTTCCTGCAG GTACGGATATTGCGGCTGCTGAGGATTCTGGGTAGGAATGACGACGACTCCAGCGAAGCTATGAACGACATCCTCGCCCAA gtggcaACCAACACAGAGACGAGTAAAAATGTAGGAAATGCCATACTTTACGAAACGGTTCTGACCATAATGGACATCAAGTCTGAAAGTGGACTGAGG gtttTAGCAATTAACATATTGGGCCGATTCTTACTaaacaatgacaaaaatatAAG GTATGTGGCATTAACATCTCTGCTGAAGACTGTGCAGACGGACCACAATGCAGTACAGAGGCATAGGAGCACCATTGTGGACTGTTTGAAAGACCTGGATGTGTCTATCAAGAG GCGCGCAATGGAGCTCAGCTTTGCTCTGGTGAACGGGAACAACATCCGCGGGATGATGAAAGAGTTGCTCCATTTTCTGGACTCCTGCGACCCAGAATTCAAAGCGGACTGCGCGTCTGGCATCTTCCTCGCCGCTGAGAA GTACGCGCCTTCGAAGCGGTGGCACATAGACACGATCATGAGGGTACTGACAACA GCGGGGAGCTACGTTAGGGACGATTGTGTCCCCAACCTCATCCAGCTGATCACAAACAGCGTGGAGATACATTCCTACACAGTCCAGAGGCTCTACAAGGCCCTACTGGATGACATCTCACAG CAACCTCTAGTGCAGGTATCTTCCTGGTGTATAGGCGAGTATGGGGACCTACTGGTGTCAGGCCAGTGTGAGGAGGAGGAACCTATCCAG GTAACAGAAGACGAGGTCCTTGATGTTTTGGAAGGTCTTCTGGCTTCTAACCTGTCTTCCCCAGTGACCCGAGGCTATGCCCTTACTGCAGTGATGAAGCTGTCCACTCGTTTCAGCAGCGTGAA TCGGATAAAGAAAGTGGTGTCTGTCTACGGCAGTAGCATAGATGTGGAGCTACAGCAGAGGGCGGTGGAGTACAACGCTCTCTTCAAGAAGTATGATCACATGAG GTCTGCCCTACTTGAGCGAATGCCGATAATGGAGAAGACCGCCACCAATGGACCAACGGAGATGGTGCAGACCAACGGGGAGGCGGAGCCATCAGGACTGGAGTCCAAGCACCCGCCCAGCATCACGCAACCCGCCAGCCAG GCTAATGATTTGCTGGACCTCCTTGGAGGGAATGACGTGGCGCCTGTGATCCAGACCACCCCGGCAGCGAAGCCGGCGTCCGCAGGGGGCGAGCTGCTCGACCTGCTGGGGGATCTCTCTCTGTCAG GTGACCCCGCCCCTCAAGTTCCTGTGTCTCAGCCTTCCTTCCTGCTCGACGGCGTCTCCTCACAGCCACTTTTTAATGATGTTGCTGCAG GTATCCCGCCAATGACGGCATACAACAAGAATGGCTTGAAAATAGAGTTCACATTTGAGAGGTCCAACACAAATCCAAATATAGCCATCATAACCATTCACGCTTCCAACCACACCGAGACAGAGATGACGAACTTTGTGTTCCAGGCTGCCGTACCAAAG ACGTTCCAGCTTCAGCTCCTGTCACCCAGCAGTAATGTCATCCCCGCCCTTAACCAGGGTGCAGTCACACAGGTCATCAAGATACTCAACCCCCAGAAG CATCAGCTGCGAATGAGGATCAAGCTGACATACACCCACAAAGGATCTCCGCTTCAGGACCTGGCTGAGGTCAACAGTTTCCCCCCTCAGTCCTGGCAGTGA
- the ap1g1 gene encoding AP-1 complex subunit gamma-1 isoform X1, whose protein sequence is MSFLDAGIEFAFSFDQLYDRLQSMPAPIRLRELIRTIRTARTQAEEREMIQKECAAIRSSFREEDHTYRCRNVAKLLYMHMLGYPAHFGQLECLKLIASQKFTDKRIGYLGAMLLLDERQDVHLLMTNCIKNDLNHSTQYVQGLALCTLGCMGSAEMCRDLAGEVEKLLKTSNSYLRKKAALCAVHVIRKVPELMEMFLPATKNLLSEKNHGVLHTSVVLLTEMCERSPDMLAHFRKNEKLVPQLVRILKNLIMSGYSPEHDVSGISDPFLQVRILRLLRILGRNDDDSSEAMNDILAQVATNTETSKNVGNAILYETVLTIMDIKSESGLRVLAINILGRFLLNNDKNIRYVALTSLLKTVQTDHNAVQRHRSTIVDCLKDLDVSIKRRAMELSFALVNGNNIRGMMKELLHFLDSCDPEFKADCASGIFLAAEKYAPSKRWHIDTIMRVLTTAGSYVRDDCVPNLIQLITNSVEIHSYTVQRLYKALLDDISQQPLVQVSSWCIGEYGDLLVSGQCEEEEPIQVTEDEVLDVLEGLLASNLSSPVTRGYALTAVMKLSTRFSSVNRIKKVVSVYGSSIDVELQQRAVEYNALFKKYDHMRSALLERMPIMEKTATNGPTEMVQTNGEAEPSGLESKHPPSITQPASQANDLLDLLGGNDVAPVIQTTPAAKPASAGGELLDLLGDLSLSGDPAPQVPVSQPSFLLDGVSSQPLFNDVAAGIPPMTAYNKNGLKIEFTFERSNTNPNIAIITIHASNHTETEMTNFVFQAAVPKTFQLQLLSPSSNVIPALNQGAVTQVIKILNPQKHQLRMRIKLTYTHKGSPLQDLAEVNSFPPQSWQ, encoded by the exons ATGAGTTTTCTGGATGCGGGAATTgagtttgcattttcttttgACCAGTTGTATGACCGTTTACAG AGCATGCCAGCTCCGATCAGGCTGCGGGAGCTGATCCGGACTATCCGGACTGCACGGACCCAGGCAGAGGAACGGGAAATGATCCAGAAAGAATGCGCTGCTATTAGGTCGTCCTTCAGAGAGGAGGATCATACATACCGCTGTAGGAATGTTGCTAAGCTACTCTACATGCACATGCTGGGCTATCCGGCACACTTTGGGCAG TTGGAGTGCCTGAAATTGATTGCGTCTCAGAAGTTCACCGACAAGCGAATAGGGTACCTGGGAGCTATGTTACTGCTGGATGAGAGACAAGATGTCCATCTACTGATGACGAATTGCATAAAGAA TGACCTGAACCACAGCACGCAGTACGTGCAGGGCCTGGCCTTATGCACGCTGGGCTGCATGGGCTCGGCCGAGATGTGCCGCGACCTCGCAGGGGAAGTGGAGAAGCTCCTCAAGACGTCAAACTCCTACCTGAGGAAAAAG GCAGCGTTGTGTGCTGTTCACGTCATCAGGAAAGTACCAGAGCTGATGGAGATGTTCCTGCCCGCCACTAAGAATCTGCTGAGTGAGAAGAACCACG GTGTTCTCCACACATCGGTCGTCCTGCTCACGGAGATGTGCGAGCGCAGCCCCGACATGCTCGCTCACTTTCGCAAG AATGAGAAG CTTGTTCCACAGCTAGTCCGAATCCTAAAGAACCTCATCATGTCGGGGTACTCACCAGAACACGACGTGTCGGGCATCAGTGACCCGTTCCTGCAG GTACGGATATTGCGGCTGCTGAGGATTCTGGGTAGGAATGACGACGACTCCAGCGAAGCTATGAACGACATCCTCGCCCAA gtggcaACCAACACAGAGACGAGTAAAAATGTAGGAAATGCCATACTTTACGAAACGGTTCTGACCATAATGGACATCAAGTCTGAAAGTGGACTGAGG gtttTAGCAATTAACATATTGGGCCGATTCTTACTaaacaatgacaaaaatatAAG GTATGTGGCATTAACATCTCTGCTGAAGACTGTGCAGACGGACCACAATGCAGTACAGAGGCATAGGAGCACCATTGTGGACTGTTTGAAAGACCTGGATGTGTCTATCAAGAG GCGCGCAATGGAGCTCAGCTTTGCTCTGGTGAACGGGAACAACATCCGCGGGATGATGAAAGAGTTGCTCCATTTTCTGGACTCCTGCGACCCAGAATTCAAAGCGGACTGCGCGTCTGGCATCTTCCTCGCCGCTGAGAA GTACGCGCCTTCGAAGCGGTGGCACATAGACACGATCATGAGGGTACTGACAACA GCGGGGAGCTACGTTAGGGACGATTGTGTCCCCAACCTCATCCAGCTGATCACAAACAGCGTGGAGATACATTCCTACACAGTCCAGAGGCTCTACAAGGCCCTACTGGATGACATCTCACAG CAACCTCTAGTGCAGGTATCTTCCTGGTGTATAGGCGAGTATGGGGACCTACTGGTGTCAGGCCAGTGTGAGGAGGAGGAACCTATCCAG GTAACAGAAGACGAGGTCCTTGATGTTTTGGAAGGTCTTCTGGCTTCTAACCTGTCTTCCCCAGTGACCCGAGGCTATGCCCTTACTGCAGTGATGAAGCTGTCCACTCGTTTCAGCAGCGTGAA TCGGATAAAGAAAGTGGTGTCTGTCTACGGCAGTAGCATAGATGTGGAGCTACAGCAGAGGGCGGTGGAGTACAACGCTCTCTTCAAGAAGTATGATCACATGAG GTCTGCCCTACTTGAGCGAATGCCGATAATGGAGAAGACCGCCACCAATGGACCAACGGAGATGGTGCAGACCAACGGGGAGGCGGAGCCATCAGGACTGGAGTCCAAGCACCCGCCCAGCATCACGCAACCCGCCAGCCAG GCTAATGATTTGCTGGACCTCCTTGGAGGGAATGACGTGGCGCCTGTGATCCAGACCACCCCGGCAGCGAAGCCGGCGTCCGCAGGGGGCGAGCTGCTCGACCTGCTGGGGGATCTCTCTCTGTCAG GTGACCCCGCCCCTCAAGTTCCTGTGTCTCAGCCTTCCTTCCTGCTCGACGGCGTCTCCTCACAGCCACTTTTTAATGATGTTGCTGCAG GTATCCCGCCAATGACGGCATACAACAAGAATGGCTTGAAAATAGAGTTCACATTTGAGAGGTCCAACACAAATCCAAATATAGCCATCATAACCATTCACGCTTCCAACCACACCGAGACAGAGATGACGAACTTTGTGTTCCAGGCTGCCGTACCAAAG ACGTTCCAGCTTCAGCTCCTGTCACCCAGCAGTAATGTCATCCCCGCCCTTAACCAGGGTGCAGTCACACAGGTCATCAAGATACTCAACCCCCAGAAG CATCAGCTGCGAATGAGGATCAAGCTGACATACACCCACAAAGGATCTCCGCTTCAGGACCTGGCTGAGGTCAACAGTTTCCCCCCTCAGTCCTGGCAGTGA
- the ap1g1 gene encoding AP-1 complex subunit gamma-1 isoform X2, translating to MSFLDAGIEFAFSFDQLYDRLQSMPAPIRLRELIRTIRTARTQAEEREMIQKECAAIRSSFREEDHTYRCRNVAKLLYMHMLGYPAHFGQLECLKLIASQKFTDKRIGYLGAMLLLDERQDVHLLMTNCIKNDLNHSTQYVQGLALCTLGCMGSAEMCRDLAGEVEKLLKTSNSYLRKKAALCAVHVIRKVPELMEMFLPATKNLLSEKNHGVLHTSVVLLTEMCERSPDMLAHFRKLVPQLVRILKNLIMSGYSPEHDVSGISDPFLQVRILRLLRILGRNDDDSSEAMNDILAQVATNTETSKNVGNAILYETVLTIMDIKSESGLRVLAINILGRFLLNNDKNIRYVALTSLLKTVQTDHNAVQRHRSTIVDCLKDLDVSIKRRAMELSFALVNGNNIRGMMKELLHFLDSCDPEFKADCASGIFLAAEKYAPSKRWHIDTIMRVLTTAGSYVRDDCVPNLIQLITNSVEIHSYTVQRLYKALLDDISQQPLVQVSSWCIGEYGDLLVSGQCEEEEPIQVTEDEVLDVLEGLLASNLSSPVTRGYALTAVMKLSTRFSSVNRIKKVVSVYGSSIDVELQQRAVEYNALFKKYDHMRSALLERMPIMEKTATNGPTEMVQTNGEAEPSGLESKHPPSITQPASQANDLLDLLGGNDVAPVIQTTPAAKPASAGGELLDLLGDLSLSGDPAPQVPVSQPSFLLDGVSSQPLFNDVAAGIPPMTAYNKNGLKIEFTFERSNTNPNIAIITIHASNHTETEMTNFVFQAAVPKTFQLQLLSPSSNVIPALNQGAVTQVIKILNPQKHQLRMRIKLTYTHKGSPLQDLAEVNSFPPQSWQ from the exons ATGAGTTTTCTGGATGCGGGAATTgagtttgcattttcttttgACCAGTTGTATGACCGTTTACAG AGCATGCCAGCTCCGATCAGGCTGCGGGAGCTGATCCGGACTATCCGGACTGCACGGACCCAGGCAGAGGAACGGGAAATGATCCAGAAAGAATGCGCTGCTATTAGGTCGTCCTTCAGAGAGGAGGATCATACATACCGCTGTAGGAATGTTGCTAAGCTACTCTACATGCACATGCTGGGCTATCCGGCACACTTTGGGCAG TTGGAGTGCCTGAAATTGATTGCGTCTCAGAAGTTCACCGACAAGCGAATAGGGTACCTGGGAGCTATGTTACTGCTGGATGAGAGACAAGATGTCCATCTACTGATGACGAATTGCATAAAGAA TGACCTGAACCACAGCACGCAGTACGTGCAGGGCCTGGCCTTATGCACGCTGGGCTGCATGGGCTCGGCCGAGATGTGCCGCGACCTCGCAGGGGAAGTGGAGAAGCTCCTCAAGACGTCAAACTCCTACCTGAGGAAAAAG GCAGCGTTGTGTGCTGTTCACGTCATCAGGAAAGTACCAGAGCTGATGGAGATGTTCCTGCCCGCCACTAAGAATCTGCTGAGTGAGAAGAACCACG GTGTTCTCCACACATCGGTCGTCCTGCTCACGGAGATGTGCGAGCGCAGCCCCGACATGCTCGCTCACTTTCGCAAG CTTGTTCCACAGCTAGTCCGAATCCTAAAGAACCTCATCATGTCGGGGTACTCACCAGAACACGACGTGTCGGGCATCAGTGACCCGTTCCTGCAG GTACGGATATTGCGGCTGCTGAGGATTCTGGGTAGGAATGACGACGACTCCAGCGAAGCTATGAACGACATCCTCGCCCAA gtggcaACCAACACAGAGACGAGTAAAAATGTAGGAAATGCCATACTTTACGAAACGGTTCTGACCATAATGGACATCAAGTCTGAAAGTGGACTGAGG gtttTAGCAATTAACATATTGGGCCGATTCTTACTaaacaatgacaaaaatatAAG GTATGTGGCATTAACATCTCTGCTGAAGACTGTGCAGACGGACCACAATGCAGTACAGAGGCATAGGAGCACCATTGTGGACTGTTTGAAAGACCTGGATGTGTCTATCAAGAG GCGCGCAATGGAGCTCAGCTTTGCTCTGGTGAACGGGAACAACATCCGCGGGATGATGAAAGAGTTGCTCCATTTTCTGGACTCCTGCGACCCAGAATTCAAAGCGGACTGCGCGTCTGGCATCTTCCTCGCCGCTGAGAA GTACGCGCCTTCGAAGCGGTGGCACATAGACACGATCATGAGGGTACTGACAACA GCGGGGAGCTACGTTAGGGACGATTGTGTCCCCAACCTCATCCAGCTGATCACAAACAGCGTGGAGATACATTCCTACACAGTCCAGAGGCTCTACAAGGCCCTACTGGATGACATCTCACAG CAACCTCTAGTGCAGGTATCTTCCTGGTGTATAGGCGAGTATGGGGACCTACTGGTGTCAGGCCAGTGTGAGGAGGAGGAACCTATCCAG GTAACAGAAGACGAGGTCCTTGATGTTTTGGAAGGTCTTCTGGCTTCTAACCTGTCTTCCCCAGTGACCCGAGGCTATGCCCTTACTGCAGTGATGAAGCTGTCCACTCGTTTCAGCAGCGTGAA TCGGATAAAGAAAGTGGTGTCTGTCTACGGCAGTAGCATAGATGTGGAGCTACAGCAGAGGGCGGTGGAGTACAACGCTCTCTTCAAGAAGTATGATCACATGAG GTCTGCCCTACTTGAGCGAATGCCGATAATGGAGAAGACCGCCACCAATGGACCAACGGAGATGGTGCAGACCAACGGGGAGGCGGAGCCATCAGGACTGGAGTCCAAGCACCCGCCCAGCATCACGCAACCCGCCAGCCAG GCTAATGATTTGCTGGACCTCCTTGGAGGGAATGACGTGGCGCCTGTGATCCAGACCACCCCGGCAGCGAAGCCGGCGTCCGCAGGGGGCGAGCTGCTCGACCTGCTGGGGGATCTCTCTCTGTCAG GTGACCCCGCCCCTCAAGTTCCTGTGTCTCAGCCTTCCTTCCTGCTCGACGGCGTCTCCTCACAGCCACTTTTTAATGATGTTGCTGCAG GTATCCCGCCAATGACGGCATACAACAAGAATGGCTTGAAAATAGAGTTCACATTTGAGAGGTCCAACACAAATCCAAATATAGCCATCATAACCATTCACGCTTCCAACCACACCGAGACAGAGATGACGAACTTTGTGTTCCAGGCTGCCGTACCAAAG ACGTTCCAGCTTCAGCTCCTGTCACCCAGCAGTAATGTCATCCCCGCCCTTAACCAGGGTGCAGTCACACAGGTCATCAAGATACTCAACCCCCAGAAG CATCAGCTGCGAATGAGGATCAAGCTGACATACACCCACAAAGGATCTCCGCTTCAGGACCTGGCTGAGGTCAACAGTTTCCCCCCTCAGTCCTGGCAGTGA